Proteins co-encoded in one Psychromonas sp. L1A2 genomic window:
- a CDS encoding tRNA-dihydrouridine synthase, whose product MHITLAPMEGVMDFHMRQFLTQLGGIDRCVTEFVRVVELPLPSRVFYRLCPELHNASRTEFGTPVRVQLLGQDPQCLGMNAARAIRLGSDGIDLNFGCPAKTVNKSRGGAVLLKDPEALYQIVKTVREAVPSEHVVSAKIRLGYEDKSLAIENAQAIAEAGASELAVHARTKDEGYKPPAHWHWIKKIKDAIDIPVIANGDIFSFEDAQRCIEISGCDHLMLGRGAMAVPNLANALKGLEAPYTWLQNLQMMEQYYQWLRVIEDKEKFMPSRIKQWLMFMKMQHVQADSFLQSVRAIRNPDEMLMSLQQAQQVESEK is encoded by the coding sequence ATGCATATAACGCTTGCTCCAATGGAAGGTGTGATGGACTTCCACATGCGCCAATTTTTAACCCAACTTGGCGGGATCGATCGTTGTGTTACTGAGTTTGTTCGTGTTGTTGAATTGCCTTTACCTTCGCGTGTTTTTTATCGCTTATGCCCTGAATTACATAATGCCAGCCGTACTGAATTTGGCACACCTGTTCGTGTTCAATTGCTCGGTCAAGACCCTCAATGTTTAGGAATGAATGCAGCACGTGCTATTAGACTAGGCTCTGACGGAATTGATTTAAACTTTGGTTGCCCGGCTAAAACAGTCAACAAAAGCCGTGGAGGTGCGGTGTTATTAAAAGATCCTGAAGCGTTATATCAAATAGTAAAAACGGTTCGTGAAGCAGTGCCTAGTGAGCATGTGGTCAGTGCTAAAATCCGTTTAGGTTATGAAGATAAAAGCTTAGCGATTGAAAATGCACAAGCGATTGCCGAAGCAGGCGCAAGCGAGTTAGCAGTCCATGCGCGTACTAAAGATGAAGGTTATAAGCCACCTGCTCATTGGCATTGGATTAAAAAAATAAAAGACGCTATCGATATTCCAGTAATTGCTAACGGTGATATTTTTAGTTTTGAAGATGCGCAGCGCTGTATTGAAATAAGTGGTTGTGATCATTTAATGCTTGGACGAGGTGCGATGGCGGTTCCTAATCTTGCTAATGCACTTAAAGGGTTAGAAGCACCTTATACTTGGCTGCAAAACTTACAAATGATGGAACAATATTATCAATGGTTACGGGTTATTGAAGATAAAGAAAAATTTATGCCTAGCCGTATTAAGCAGTGGTTGATGTTTATGAAAATGCAACATGTACAAGCTGACTCGTTTTTACAATCCGTAAGAGCCATTCGTAACCCTGATGAAATGTTAATGTCATTACAACAAGCACAACAAGTTGAGTCTGAAAAATAA
- the apt gene encoding adenine phosphoribosyltransferase, whose product MSMESLALIKNSIKSIKDYPLPGIVFRDVTSLIENGEAFAATIDLFVERYKTQKIDKIVGTEARGFIFGAPLAAALGAGFIPVRKPNKLPRETIQESYELEYGNDILQIHKDAIKKGEKVLLMDDLLATGGTAEASVKLIERLGGEVIEAAFVISLPDLRGEDKLKAMSVPVFSLIEYAGE is encoded by the coding sequence ATGAGCATGGAATCATTAGCATTAATTAAGAATAGTATTAAAAGCATTAAAGATTACCCATTACCAGGCATTGTTTTTCGTGACGTCACCAGCCTGATTGAAAATGGTGAAGCATTCGCCGCAACAATTGACTTGTTCGTAGAGCGTTATAAAACACAAAAGATAGATAAGATAGTTGGCACAGAAGCACGTGGTTTTATTTTTGGTGCGCCATTAGCCGCAGCGTTAGGCGCTGGCTTTATCCCAGTTCGTAAACCTAACAAACTGCCGCGTGAAACGATCCAAGAAAGTTACGAATTAGAATACGGTAACGACATTTTACAGATCCACAAAGATGCTATCAAAAAAGGCGAAAAAGTCTTATTGATGGATGATCTACTAGCAACAGGCGGCACAGCAGAAGCATCAGTTAAACTTATCGAACGCTTAGGCGGTGAAGTAATTGAAGCAGCTTTTGTTATCTCATTACCAGACTTACGTGGTGAAGATAAATTAAAAGCCATGTCTGTTCCTGTTTTCTCTTTGATTGAATACGCGGGTGAATAA
- the dnaX gene encoding DNA polymerase III subunit gamma/tau, producing MSYQVLARKWRPQSFKEVIGQPHVLTALENGLTQDRVHHAYLFSGTRGVGKTTIARILAKSLNCETGVTATPCGVCANCQAIDQGRFVDLLEIDAASRTKVDDTRELLDNVQYKPAQGRYKVYLIDEVHMLSKHSFNALLKTLEEPPEYVKFLLATTDPQKLPITVLSRCLQFHLKAIMPEQIEQQLAAILDHEKATYEQPALGVIAKAADGSMRDALSLTDQALAFGAGNIKYAAVLKMLGTIDQSHLHYLLHFIASGNSQKVFEKIQEFVHLGADFSALHQELASLCHQIALMQLQLNANVTEKTTVQLLAERLTPEEVQLFYQIAVQGFKDYAYAPNGKVALEMTVMRLLAFKPANYIDIDESMLAKAQQVETIAPVVSEVNTEQQPLAARPDVSTSTQSKPESVASQAPSQVPPTTISTPEPVSQPAPVLQKQNTPILQKQNTPISQKAPSDIPVQTAPAQPEVNPIKAGTQSAPQQTMPEQQLTPEPPSHQASAYTATAPDTTPEPDTTPEMAPEAGFENVPENISAPEQHVAPTQYEQTTAQPVSTPPVQSEPAPASFDLAATTNSRNMLRSHRLKREELKKIEAATEQQTPKANDRFAAPEVTAQATPSVDTLEKKVVEPSTVNHAAPNITTASVEKTPMPTRKVEAKSNEGSTNEQELPPLTSYQEQPHNQNSYDDYGDADYSNEHNDYFDNHAEGVDAATPPPPAPDNHAQNDYFEDTKSVPAKVDAAHLNTTHLSTSDSSVANSSSSNSSNSSQNDPQASANVQANNAQLVVAKSAIANHDISALHHSEVGTEVQLMNDPSLQNPEIDIAAYVEDKMTDPWFLAIKAMELVGFEKLLAKSCVIQQKDQSIDLKLHQSQAHLLNNQSLCDDLKNKLSHYYGQQYTITIEQGSIEGSHTPMELEQIVYQQYLDNAKASIKNDPIVQTLVRDYAAKVYENSVVPL from the coding sequence GTGAGCTATCAAGTTTTAGCACGGAAGTGGCGACCACAGTCTTTTAAAGAAGTCATCGGTCAACCGCATGTATTAACCGCATTAGAAAATGGGTTAACACAAGATCGCGTACATCATGCTTATTTGTTTAGTGGTACCCGTGGTGTTGGTAAAACAACCATCGCGCGTATTTTAGCAAAAAGTTTAAATTGTGAAACTGGCGTAACAGCAACTCCTTGTGGTGTTTGTGCTAACTGCCAAGCAATCGATCAAGGTCGATTCGTTGACCTATTAGAAATTGATGCGGCTTCTCGTACTAAAGTTGATGACACACGTGAACTATTGGATAACGTGCAATATAAACCAGCGCAAGGGCGTTATAAGGTTTATTTGATTGATGAAGTGCACATGTTATCCAAGCACAGTTTTAACGCACTGCTAAAAACGCTAGAAGAGCCACCAGAATATGTGAAGTTCTTACTCGCAACGACCGATCCTCAAAAATTACCTATTACCGTTTTATCGCGTTGCTTACAGTTCCATTTAAAAGCCATCATGCCAGAGCAAATAGAACAACAACTGGCTGCGATTTTAGATCATGAAAAAGCAACATACGAACAACCTGCGTTAGGCGTTATTGCCAAAGCAGCAGATGGTAGTATGCGTGATGCCTTAAGCTTAACTGACCAAGCATTAGCGTTTGGCGCAGGCAATATCAAATATGCAGCCGTATTAAAAATGCTAGGTACGATTGACCAATCGCACTTACATTACTTATTACATTTCATTGCATCGGGTAATAGCCAAAAAGTATTTGAAAAAATCCAAGAGTTTGTGCATTTAGGGGCTGACTTCTCAGCGTTACATCAAGAGCTAGCAAGCTTATGTCACCAAATTGCGTTAATGCAATTACAACTCAACGCTAATGTCACTGAAAAAACGACCGTGCAATTATTAGCAGAACGTTTAACGCCAGAAGAAGTGCAGTTATTCTATCAAATTGCAGTACAAGGTTTTAAAGATTACGCCTATGCACCAAACGGAAAAGTAGCATTAGAAATGACTGTAATGCGTCTATTGGCTTTTAAACCTGCAAACTACATTGATATTGATGAATCAATGCTAGCTAAAGCGCAACAAGTTGAAACGATTGCGCCCGTTGTGTCAGAAGTTAATACTGAGCAACAACCGCTTGCCGCAAGACCAGACGTTAGTACATCGACTCAATCAAAACCTGAATCGGTTGCATCTCAAGCGCCATCTCAAGTGCCGCCGACAACAATTTCAACACCAGAGCCAGTTTCACAGCCTGCGCCCGTTTTACAGAAACAGAACACACCTATTTTACAGAAACAGAACACACCTATTTCACAGAAAGCGCCAAGTGACATTCCAGTACAGACGGCGCCAGCTCAACCAGAAGTGAACCCAATAAAAGCGGGAACTCAGAGCGCACCTCAGCAGACTATGCCTGAACAGCAACTAACTCCAGAGCCGCCTAGCCATCAAGCGTCTGCTTATACTGCTACGGCGCCAGATACGACTCCGGAACCAGATACTACACCGGAAATGGCCCCTGAAGCTGGTTTTGAAAATGTCCCTGAAAATATCAGTGCACCAGAGCAACATGTTGCTCCGACTCAATATGAACAAACAACAGCACAACCGGTTTCAACACCGCCAGTGCAAAGCGAACCTGCGCCTGCAAGCTTTGATCTTGCTGCGACAACAAACTCACGTAACATGTTACGCAGCCATCGTTTAAAGCGAGAAGAACTAAAAAAGATTGAAGCGGCAACTGAGCAACAGACACCAAAAGCAAACGATCGGTTTGCCGCACCTGAAGTAACAGCCCAAGCAACACCAAGCGTTGACACGCTAGAAAAGAAAGTCGTTGAACCGTCAACTGTCAATCATGCAGCGCCCAATATAACGACAGCATCAGTAGAAAAAACACCGATGCCTACAAGAAAAGTTGAAGCAAAAAGTAATGAAGGCTCAACTAACGAGCAAGAATTACCGCCTTTAACAAGCTACCAAGAACAACCACATAATCAAAATAGCTATGATGATTATGGCGATGCTGATTATAGTAATGAACATAACGACTACTTTGATAATCATGCTGAAGGTGTTGATGCAGCTACACCTCCGCCTCCAGCACCTGACAATCATGCTCAAAATGATTACTTCGAAGACACTAAATCTGTGCCAGCGAAAGTGGATGCTGCTCATTTAAATACAACCCACTTAAGTACTTCTGACTCAAGTGTTGCTAATTCAAGTAGTTCTAATTCAAGTAACTCTAGTCAAAATGATCCTCAAGCATCAGCCAATGTACAAGCGAATAACGCTCAATTAGTAGTGGCTAAATCTGCAATAGCAAATCATGATATTTCAGCATTACATCATTCAGAAGTCGGTACGGAAGTACAACTAATGAATGATCCAAGCTTACAAAATCCTGAAATTGATATTGCCGCTTACGTTGAAGATAAAATGACAGACCCTTGGTTCTTAGCTATTAAAGCGATGGAGTTAGTGGGATTTGAAAAATTATTGGCAAAAAGTTGTGTTATACAGCAAAAAGATCAGTCTATAGACTTGAAATTACATCAATCGCAAGCACATCTATTAAATAATCAAAGTTTGTGTGATGACTTAAAAAATAAACTGAGTCATTACTATGGTCAGCAATACACTATTACCATTGAGCAAGGTTCAATAGAAGGGAGCCACACACCAATGGAACTAGAGCAGATTGTATATCAACAATATCTTGATAATGCCAAAGCATCGATTAAAAACGACCCAATTGTACAGACACTTGTGCGAGATTATGCTGCAAAAGTCTATGAAAATAGCGTAGTGCCGCTATAA
- a CDS encoding YbaB/EbfC family nucleoid-associated protein, with protein MFNKGGMGDLMKKAQEMQENMQKAQAEIANTEVVGESGAGLVKVTLLGNHNVRKVEIDPSLFEDDKDMIEDLVAAAMNDAVRRVEEVNKSKMSGLTGGMDLPPGFKMPF; from the coding sequence ATGTTTAATAAAGGCGGAATGGGCGACTTAATGAAAAAAGCCCAAGAAATGCAAGAGAATATGCAAAAAGCACAAGCTGAAATTGCAAACACAGAAGTCGTTGGCGAATCAGGTGCAGGCCTAGTTAAAGTTACTTTATTAGGTAACCATAATGTACGTAAAGTTGAAATCGATCCAAGCTTATTTGAAGACGACAAAGACATGATCGAAGACCTAGTAGCAGCCGCAATGAACGATGCAGTCCGTCGTGTTGAAGAAGTTAATAAATCTAAAATGAGTGGCTTAACAGGTGGTATGGATTTACCACCTGGCTTCAAAATGCCTTTCTAG
- a CDS encoding phosphotransferase: MPISSSLKTTLLSLTGAQAVTDVQLIQSVWGGYGELFRVSLQGGENSSVVVKLVNTPQPSSHPKGWNTTLSHQRKLHSYQVEANWYTHYTDLNNDDCYSPRCIAVQSNQQQSLLILEDLAAVGYPLVKTEATLEQAKTCIKWLANFHALHLQRKANDLWATGTYWHLATRPDELAALQDSELKHSAQRIDHILSQSPFQTLVHGDAKLANFCFSDDTTKVAAVDFQYVGQGCGMKDLILFISSAISPEDCEQLQVALIDHYFKCLTTAVSKTRQDIDAMHLEQAWRPLYAIAWADFQRFVKGWSPSHWKINEYTEQLTKQAIDSLIQFPK, translated from the coding sequence ATGCCCATTTCATCTTCATTAAAAACAACCTTATTATCATTGACTGGCGCGCAAGCGGTAACTGATGTTCAGTTAATTCAAAGTGTGTGGGGCGGTTATGGAGAACTGTTTAGAGTAAGTTTGCAAGGTGGTGAAAATAGCTCAGTGGTCGTGAAATTAGTGAATACACCACAACCTAGCTCGCATCCCAAAGGGTGGAATACTACACTTTCGCATCAGCGTAAATTGCACTCTTATCAAGTCGAAGCAAATTGGTATACTCATTACACGGATTTAAATAATGATGACTGCTACTCACCACGCTGTATTGCAGTACAAAGTAACCAACAACAAAGCTTATTGATATTAGAAGATTTGGCCGCAGTCGGTTATCCCCTCGTTAAAACGGAAGCAACGCTCGAACAAGCCAAAACGTGCATTAAATGGCTTGCTAACTTTCATGCGTTACATCTTCAAAGAAAAGCCAATGACTTATGGGCAACGGGTACCTATTGGCACTTGGCTACTCGCCCCGATGAATTAGCCGCTTTGCAAGACAGTGAATTAAAACATTCAGCACAACGTATCGATCACATATTGAGCCAATCACCTTTTCAAACATTAGTGCATGGCGATGCTAAATTAGCTAACTTTTGTTTCTCTGATGATACGACAAAAGTTGCAGCGGTAGATTTTCAATACGTTGGGCAGGGTTGTGGTATGAAAGACCTGATCTTATTTATCAGCAGTGCCATTTCTCCTGAAGATTGCGAACAGTTGCAAGTGGCGTTAATTGATCATTACTTTAAATGTTTAACCACAGCAGTTTCAAAAACACGACAAGATATTGATGCAATGCATCTAGAGCAAGCGTGGCGACCTTTATATGCCATTGCTTGGGCTGATTTTCAACGTTTTGTAAAAGGGTGGTCACCGAGCCATTGGAAGATTAATGAGTACACTGAACAGTTAACCAAACAAGCGATTGATTCATTAATACAATTCCCTAAATAA
- a CDS encoding 3'(2'),5'-bisphosphate nucleotidase CysQ family protein, with amino-acid sequence MRLTTEILNQLSLLAIQAAEQAGDYIRQFDRALLTTHFKEAGSSQSAQVVTDVDFACQDIILTILQPTCEQYDLALLSEEQVNEKQLSEDSTNLEAINLEAINLESTNQEGNKERCEENTNSHPRLTKDYFWCIDPLDGTLPFIEGGNGYAVSIALVAANGEPILAAVHQPTSNTTYHTMIATLGMTQGFKNKQPFNKLTESSTSGINTLKKVNNTFTFYSDRSFQFSEHYPLLIKQLTILAHELGYEKVVIKEQAGAVMNAISVIECAVMEKWNSQHNAACYIKLPKPQLGGGSLWDFSATACLATATDTWVSDIHGNPLDLNRHDSNYMNHQGVLYVSEQHLARRLITMCSTLK; translated from the coding sequence GTGCGATTAACAACAGAGATACTCAATCAATTAAGCTTATTAGCCATTCAAGCAGCGGAGCAAGCCGGTGATTATATCCGTCAATTTGATCGTGCGTTATTAACCACACACTTTAAAGAAGCAGGCAGTAGTCAAAGTGCACAAGTGGTAACAGACGTTGATTTTGCATGCCAAGATATTATCTTAACCATTTTACAACCGACCTGTGAACAGTACGATTTAGCACTGCTTAGTGAAGAACAAGTAAACGAAAAACAACTAAGCGAAGATAGCACTAATTTAGAAGCTATTAATCTAGAAGCTATTAATCTAGAAAGCACTAACCAAGAAGGTAATAAAGAAAGGTGTGAAGAAAATACAAACAGTCATCCACGTTTAACAAAAGACTACTTTTGGTGTATCGATCCACTGGATGGCACCTTGCCCTTCATAGAAGGCGGAAATGGTTATGCCGTATCGATTGCACTAGTCGCAGCAAATGGCGAACCCATATTGGCGGCTGTTCATCAACCTACGAGCAATACCACTTACCATACAATGATAGCCACATTGGGTATGACGCAAGGTTTTAAAAATAAACAGCCATTCAATAAATTAACTGAAAGCAGCACAAGTGGTATCAATACCCTCAAGAAAGTTAATAACACATTTACTTTTTACAGCGACAGAAGCTTTCAGTTTAGTGAACACTATCCATTGTTAATTAAGCAGTTAACAATATTAGCCCATGAGTTAGGTTATGAAAAAGTCGTGATAAAAGAACAAGCAGGCGCGGTAATGAATGCAATCTCCGTGATTGAATGTGCTGTGATGGAAAAATGGAACTCTCAACATAATGCCGCTTGTTATATTAAATTACCTAAACCTCAGTTAGGCGGAGGCAGTTTGTGGGATTTCAGTGCAACAGCTTGTTTAGCCACCGCGACAGACACTTGGGTCAGTGATATTCACGGCAATCCGCTTGATTTAAATCGACACGATTCAAACTACATGAACCATCAAGGTGTGCTTTACGTGTCAGAACAACACCTCGCACGAAGGCTCATTACTATGTGTAGTACATTGAAATAA
- a CDS encoding class I SAM-dependent methyltransferase: MPESFYNKNAKQLVELYLSKSFEQVHQPWLEYLTPILNKPDTRMLDLGAGAGRDSKYMAQQGASNNISVTAIEPAAMLAELGKQHTQGLNVRWLQDSLPDLTTVTKQEVSFDLILLSAVWMHIPETQRSRSLRKLANLLKPGGKLVISLRHGPSGDERNMLDVCSDQLLHMSKEFGLSPLLVTDKNADVIGRESVTWQTVVLHTNLESKSR; this comes from the coding sequence ATGCCAGAGAGCTTTTACAATAAAAATGCAAAGCAATTAGTAGAATTGTATTTATCAAAATCTTTTGAGCAGGTGCATCAACCATGGCTTGAATATCTAACACCCATCTTAAACAAACCCGATACCCGCATGTTAGATTTAGGGGCAGGCGCGGGGCGCGATAGTAAATATATGGCGCAACAAGGCGCTAGCAATAATATCTCAGTTACCGCGATAGAGCCTGCTGCAATGCTTGCCGAACTAGGCAAACAACATACCCAAGGTTTAAACGTTCGTTGGTTGCAAGACTCCTTACCCGATTTAACCACAGTCACCAAACAAGAAGTCAGTTTTGACTTGATCTTACTCAGTGCTGTCTGGATGCATATTCCCGAGACACAACGCTCACGTTCGTTACGAAAATTAGCCAACTTACTTAAACCCGGTGGAAAATTAGTTATCTCATTGCGTCATGGCCCAAGTGGCGATGAACGTAATATGCTTGATGTGTGCAGTGACCAGTTACTACACATGAGTAAAGAGTTTGGATTATCTCCATTATTGGTCACTGATAAAAATGCAGATGTTATTGGACGAGAGTCAGTAACATGGCAAACGGTGGTGTTGCATACCAATTTAGAATCTAAGAGTAGGTAA
- a CDS encoding HNH endonuclease produces MPLDFYLEKFRNLNTNSRGGRNSPHKVCMLLSVMDLIQAGHIHSNKIQLNDVLKERFSFHFNERKQGNDQDKPETPFYHLQTEGFWGLAYNSNVDSEKVTRYSAKSISHAYLDDNLFEYFKSSIVSNDLKDALLENLSDLPTLYVQWMLDLGKSNNTIKKYLQAIQGSITNWLIEANVIQVPLTSVNSFSKFNLLAEQAKNLDKFKVIDARGHGMYKAALNSYLQFLKDLAQLDIKSDIQKIVQDNKLTATERSIMISARIGQGTFRRQLIDMWKGCAVTGYKNSQLLMASHIKPWHVSNNEERLDKYNGLLLLANLDKAFDLGFISFANTGEIILSKHLEKPQVLGLKDGMRFDVHKGHMKYLDHHRNELFKGY; encoded by the coding sequence ATGCCATTAGATTTTTATTTAGAAAAATTTCGGAATCTTAACACTAACTCTCGAGGTGGCCGAAATAGCCCTCATAAAGTTTGTATGTTGCTATCAGTAATGGATCTCATTCAAGCAGGACATATTCATTCAAATAAAATTCAATTAAATGATGTATTGAAAGAGCGATTTTCATTTCATTTTAATGAAAGAAAACAAGGTAATGATCAAGACAAACCAGAGACTCCCTTTTATCATTTACAAACAGAGGGGTTTTGGGGGCTAGCTTATAATAGTAATGTTGATTCTGAAAAGGTTACTCGATATTCAGCAAAATCAATTTCACATGCCTACTTAGATGATAACTTATTTGAATATTTTAAAAGTAGTATTGTGAGTAATGACCTTAAAGATGCATTGCTTGAAAATTTATCTGATTTACCTACATTGTATGTTCAATGGATGTTAGACCTTGGGAAATCAAATAATACAATAAAAAAATATTTACAAGCAATCCAAGGCTCAATTACCAATTGGCTTATAGAGGCGAATGTTATTCAAGTTCCATTAACTAGTGTTAATTCATTTAGTAAATTTAACTTATTAGCTGAGCAAGCAAAGAATCTTGATAAGTTTAAAGTTATCGATGCACGTGGTCATGGGATGTATAAGGCAGCTTTAAATTCATATTTACAATTTTTAAAAGATTTAGCCCAATTAGATATTAAATCGGATATACAAAAAATTGTACAAGATAATAAACTCACGGCAACAGAAAGATCGATAATGATAAGTGCTCGAATAGGGCAAGGAACTTTTAGAAGGCAACTTATAGATATGTGGAAAGGTTGTGCTGTAACGGGTTATAAAAATTCTCAGTTATTAATGGCATCTCATATAAAGCCTTGGCATGTATCAAACAATGAAGAGCGGCTTGATAAATATAATGGTTTATTATTATTAGCAAATTTAGATAAAGCATTTGATCTCGGTTTTATTTCATTTGCAAATACAGGTGAAATAATACTTTCAAAACATCTAGAAAAACCACAAGTATTAGGTCTAAAGGATGGAATGCGTTTCGATGTGCATAAAGGCCATATGAAGTATTTAGATCATCATAGAAATGAATTATTTAAAGGATATTGA
- a CDS encoding DNA cytosine methyltransferase translates to MSTNLTAIDLFAGAGGFSLAAQKQGFELLAAVEFDDKASSTYSHNLVDKVDGRTKVFNQDINDVDVHSLMKYQNIKQGELDLLLGGPPCQGFSTHRIKGAGISDPRNQLLIRYFDFVKALLPKVFLVENVPGLLWKRHEEHLNKFLNLAKSHGYQVINDAPIIVNAKDHGVPQNRKRAFILAVRKDICIKKLKWPPVATHFDPRLKTKPHWKTASTVFETPPKEILDKLKERLVEKKIFEKSKAEKVVNDLEFGSPFLANDPCDLHMKHTSEVSERFRETPLNGSREDISFRLKCHSKGYRGHKDVYGRVFFHTPSNTVTTGCNNPSKGRFVHPWLDHGITLRHAARLQSFPDDFNFLGSSTERARQIGNAVPIKLGKSLIKTIKSQILDTTSEM, encoded by the coding sequence ATGTCTACGAATTTAACAGCAATTGATCTCTTTGCAGGGGCTGGAGGTTTCTCGCTTGCCGCACAAAAACAAGGGTTTGAATTATTAGCTGCAGTTGAATTTGATGATAAAGCTTCTAGCACTTATAGCCATAATTTAGTGGATAAAGTTGATGGAAGAACAAAAGTTTTCAATCAAGATATTAACGACGTAGATGTTCATAGTTTAATGAAATATCAGAATATTAAACAGGGAGAGCTTGATTTATTACTTGGTGGGCCACCTTGCCAAGGTTTTTCTACTCATAGGATTAAAGGTGCTGGGATTTCGGATCCCCGTAATCAATTGTTAATCAGATATTTTGATTTTGTAAAAGCATTATTACCTAAAGTGTTTCTTGTAGAAAATGTTCCTGGTCTTTTATGGAAAAGACATGAGGAACATCTTAATAAATTTTTAAACTTAGCTAAATCTCATGGTTATCAAGTTATTAATGATGCTCCGATTATTGTTAATGCAAAAGATCATGGTGTCCCTCAAAATAGAAAAAGAGCTTTTATTCTTGCTGTTCGAAAAGATATTTGCATTAAAAAATTAAAGTGGCCTCCTGTCGCGACTCACTTTGATCCTAGATTGAAAACTAAACCTCACTGGAAAACCGCATCAACTGTTTTTGAAACACCTCCTAAGGAAATTTTAGATAAACTGAAAGAAAGACTGGTAGAAAAAAAAATATTTGAGAAAAGTAAGGCTGAAAAGGTTGTTAATGATCTTGAATTTGGTTCTCCTTTTTTAGCTAATGATCCTTGTGACCTTCATATGAAACATACTTCAGAAGTAAGTGAACGCTTTAGGGAGACTCCGCTTAATGGTAGTCGAGAAGACATATCCTTTAGATTGAAATGTCACAGTAAGGGTTACAGAGGCCATAAAGATGTTTATGGGCGGGTATTTTTTCATACACCATCAAATACTGTTACTACTGGCTGTAATAACCCTTCAAAAGGTCGATTTGTTCATCCTTGGTTAGATCATGGTATTACTTTAAGGCATGCAGCTAGGCTTCAAAGTTTTCCAGATGATTTTAATTTTTTAGGTTCATCAACAGAAAGGGCGAGACAGATAGGTAATGCGGTTCCAATAAAACTTGGTAAATCGCTTATTAAAACAATTAAAAGTCAAATATTAGATACTACGTCTGAGATGTAG